In one Dehalococcoidia bacterium genomic region, the following are encoded:
- a CDS encoding ABC transporter substrate-binding protein — protein sequence MADRFQRPISRRRFVRGTASLSAGLFGLAIAGCSSSNNNGNTKKASTVAPAASQAAAATTVAATRAATAAAGASAAASAAASPAAARSPAASTLKLPGDVGFGFISSFTGPLATVYQEFVAGAKLAIDEINGSGGVGGVKFTLEQADDQSNPAQVPAAALGVVDKKLHFCIGPIGSNAISASPALNQAKIIQCGYSDNPQLADASKFPYSFRFVWSAEQSSKLLIDYFTKQLKFTKIAILAENTVYGQTDAPTTSKYMDSLSLKPTVNEYFQSGTADFTPLLRKVQDAGSQAIVWWTQGGPEAITVLKNMNDIKLDLPIAGIGFAGGLVKGVVPDALLDKTLSVAWKRLTYSDSEPISQKVKDWNKRLGDAGGLGKIGSGGTSPFYDFVYYMKAAIEATGGTDSTAIVKYMEATPYDGLVANFDGITAKDHTIVKDGAISLGTLSSWNAADKVFLKRPAGL from the coding sequence ATGGCCGATCGGTTTCAGCGCCCGATTTCCCGGCGGCGGTTTGTGCGCGGCACGGCCTCCCTGAGCGCCGGCCTGTTCGGCCTGGCGATCGCCGGCTGCAGCAGCAGTAATAACAACGGCAACACCAAGAAGGCGAGCACCGTGGCGCCCGCAGCCAGCCAGGCCGCCGCGGCCACAACCGTGGCGGCGACGCGCGCGGCAACGGCTGCCGCCGGCGCCTCGGCCGCGGCTTCGGCTGCCGCCTCACCCGCCGCGGCGCGCAGCCCCGCGGCAAGCACGCTCAAGCTCCCCGGCGACGTGGGGTTCGGCTTCATCTCCTCGTTCACCGGGCCGCTGGCGACGGTCTACCAGGAATTCGTGGCCGGCGCCAAGCTGGCGATCGACGAGATCAACGGCAGCGGCGGCGTCGGCGGGGTCAAGTTCACGCTGGAGCAGGCGGACGACCAGTCGAACCCGGCCCAGGTGCCCGCCGCCGCGCTGGGTGTGGTCGATAAAAAGTTGCACTTCTGCATCGGGCCGATCGGCTCGAACGCGATCAGCGCCTCGCCCGCGCTCAACCAGGCGAAGATCATCCAGTGCGGCTACTCGGACAACCCCCAGCTCGCGGACGCGTCCAAGTTCCCCTACTCGTTCCGCTTCGTCTGGTCGGCCGAGCAGTCGTCGAAGCTGCTGATCGATTACTTCACCAAGCAGCTCAAGTTCACCAAGATCGCGATCCTGGCCGAGAACACCGTCTACGGCCAGACCGACGCGCCCACCACGTCCAAGTACATGGACAGCCTGAGCCTCAAGCCCACCGTAAATGAGTACTTCCAGTCCGGCACGGCGGATTTTACGCCGCTGCTGCGCAAGGTCCAGGACGCGGGCAGCCAGGCGATCGTCTGGTGGACGCAGGGCGGGCCGGAAGCCATCACCGTGCTCAAGAACATGAACGACATCAAGCTGGATCTGCCGATCGCGGGCATTGGCTTCGCCGGCGGATTGGTGAAGGGCGTCGTGCCCGACGCGCTGCTGGACAAGACGCTGTCAGTCGCCTGGAAGCGGCTGACCTACAGCGACAGCGAGCCGATCTCGCAGAAGGTGAAGGACTGGAACAAGCGGCTGGGCGACGCCGGCGGCCTGGGCAAGATCGGCAGCGGCGGCACCTCGCCCTTCTACGACTTCGTCTACTACATGAAGGCGGCGATCGAGGCGACGGGCGGCACGGACAGCACCGCGATCGTCAAGTACATGGAGGCGACGCCCTACGATGGCCTCGTCGCCAACTTCGACGGCATCACGGCGAAGGACCACACGATCGTCAAGGACGGCGCGATCAGCCTGGGCACGCTCAGCTCGTGGAACGCGGCGGACAAGGTCTTCCTGAAGCGGCCGGCGGGGCTGTGA
- a CDS encoding helix-turn-helix domain-containing protein, which yields MPTTGEDQLLRVPQVAQRLGLSTATVLAWLRDGRLKGFRLGGTRAGWRVRAEDLDAFIADRAGERGDAP from the coding sequence ATGCCCACGACGGGCGAAGATCAGTTGCTCCGCGTCCCTCAGGTGGCCCAGCGGCTGGGACTGAGCACCGCCACGGTGCTGGCCTGGCTGCGCGATGGCCGGCTGAAGGGTTTTCGGCTCGGCGGCACGCGCGCGGGCTGGCGGGTGCGAGCGGAAGACCTCGATGCGTTCATTGCCGATCGCGCTGGTGAGCGAGGCGACGCACCATGA
- a CDS encoding LLM class flavin-dependent oxidoreductase translates to MHIGTMLSMPGGQPTIDGIVKAAQQAERAGFASAWLPNVFDLEAITTLAIAGRETQRIELGTAVVPTYPRHPAALAQQALTAQLAARGRFALGIGLSHRVVIEDMFGLDYSRPCTLAHSRGTSPSTCTLRSCATMTRTPSAAYTSRRSSGSKRSRLLATV, encoded by the coding sequence ATGCATATCGGCACGATGCTCTCCATGCCCGGCGGGCAGCCGACGATCGACGGCATAGTCAAGGCGGCGCAGCAGGCCGAGCGGGCCGGCTTCGCCTCCGCCTGGCTGCCCAACGTCTTCGACCTCGAGGCGATCACCACGCTCGCCATCGCCGGTCGCGAGACGCAGCGCATCGAGCTGGGCACCGCCGTGGTGCCGACCTATCCGCGCCACCCGGCGGCGCTGGCGCAGCAGGCGCTGACGGCGCAGCTCGCCGCCCGCGGCCGCTTCGCCCTCGGCATCGGCCTCAGCCACCGCGTCGTGATCGAAGACATGTTCGGGCTGGACTACTCGCGGCCTTGTACGCTTGCACATTCAAGAGGAACGTCGCCCTCAACATGCACGCTTCGGTCTTGCGCAACGATGACCCGCACGCCGAGCGCGGCGTACACGAGCCGGCGATCGTCGGGGTCGAAGCGGTCCAGGTTGCTGGCCACCGTTTGA
- a CDS encoding antibiotic biosynthesis monooxygenase: protein MFIAMNRFQIAPGQGKAFEERWATRESYLKDVPGFVGFMLLKGDSEGEYISHSTWRDRAAFTAWTQSPAFSAGHAQGSMAGMLSGPPHVSLYEAVLVGP, encoded by the coding sequence ATGTTTATCGCCATGAACCGCTTTCAGATCGCGCCGGGGCAGGGCAAGGCGTTCGAGGAGCGCTGGGCCACGCGCGAATCGTATCTGAAGGACGTGCCCGGCTTCGTCGGCTTCATGCTGCTCAAGGGCGACAGCGAGGGCGAGTACATCAGCCACTCGACCTGGCGGGACCGCGCCGCCTTCACCGCCTGGACGCAGTCGCCCGCCTTCAGCGCCGGCCACGCGCAGGGCTCGATGGCGGGTATGCTCTCCGGCCCGCCGCACGTCTCGCTGTACGAGGCCGTGCTCGTCGGACCGTAG
- a CDS encoding branched-chain amino acid ABC transporter permease, giving the protein MNSFLADVFIPALGIGALYGLVGISFNLIFAPAGTFNFAQGQIVMLGGLMALSFYQQNGWPVLLALVAVMAIGAAVALAEERIAVWPALRRDPRGIGWVLSTLAVFTIIQNLAILRWGTTPQNVKSFPGLSVSRRDVLGLQLAPYHFGVLLIAVAITVGLYLFSRRSAIGRATAAVAQDRDAAALRGVNVRLVISLGFVMGGALACLTGMLAAPLTLATVNVGLTFTFRGFTAAALGGMGDNTGALAAGLALGLIEQLTLRYWQGGYVNLVILLVLLGLLLVRPEGLFGQAVPRRV; this is encoded by the coding sequence GTGAACTCCTTCCTCGCCGATGTCTTCATTCCCGCGCTGGGCATCGGCGCGCTGTATGGGCTGGTGGGGATCAGCTTCAACCTGATCTTCGCCCCGGCCGGCACCTTCAACTTCGCCCAGGGCCAGATCGTGATGCTCGGCGGGCTGATGGCGCTGAGCTTCTACCAGCAGAACGGCTGGCCGGTGCTGCTCGCGCTCGTCGCGGTGATGGCGATCGGCGCGGCCGTGGCGCTGGCCGAAGAACGGATCGCCGTCTGGCCGGCGCTGCGGCGCGACCCGCGCGGCATCGGCTGGGTGCTGAGCACGCTGGCCGTGTTCACGATCATCCAGAACCTCGCCATCTTGCGGTGGGGCACCACGCCGCAGAACGTCAAAAGCTTCCCCGGCCTCTCCGTCAGCCGCCGCGACGTGCTCGGCCTGCAGCTCGCGCCGTATCATTTCGGCGTGCTGCTGATCGCCGTCGCGATCACCGTGGGCCTGTACCTGTTCTCCCGCCGCTCGGCGATCGGCCGGGCCACCGCCGCCGTGGCGCAGGACCGCGACGCGGCGGCGCTGCGCGGCGTCAACGTGCGGCTGGTGATCTCGCTCGGCTTCGTGATGGGCGGGGCACTCGCCTGCCTCACCGGTATGCTGGCCGCGCCACTCACCCTCGCCACGGTCAACGTCGGGCTGACCTTCACCTTCCGCGGCTTCACGGCGGCGGCGCTGGGCGGCATGGGCGATAATACCGGCGCCCTCGCCGCCGGCCTGGCGCTCGGCCTGATCGAGCAGCTCACGCTGCGCTACTGGCAGGGCGGCTACGTGAACCTGGTGATCTTGCTGGTGCTGCTCGGGCTGCTGCTGGTCCGGCCGGAGGGGCTCTTCGGCCAGGCCGTGCCGAGGCGGGTGTAG